AGAGCAAGCTAAAGCAACTTTTGAAGATATGGGGCTTGATCTGACAACAGCAATCACTTTATTTATTAAGTATTCCGTGAATAGTGGTGAATTACCATTCAAACCAGCAACAAAGAAGCAAATTGAGAACAGACAAGCAAGGGCCGAAGCCGAAAGTGACCAACTAAAAACTTATGATAATGTCGATGATTTACTAGAGGCATTAAATGAATAAAATTAGATTTACTAGTGCTTTCAAGCGGGATTATAAACGTTACAAGAAAAAGCACTATCCCATGACTAAAATTGATAAGGCTATATGCTTGATAGCTAGTGAAGAAATAGACATCTTAATTAATCAGTATAGGCTTCATAATCTAAAGGGAGAATGGCAAGGATATAAAGAACTTCATGTTGATGGGGATACGCTAATTATTTATATTGATCAAAAAGGGATAGTAACCTTAACTAGGTTAGGAACACATGACCAACTTTTTTAGGCTAGCATTTTAAAGCTAGTCTTTTCTTTTGCTCAAAACATACTCTCAGACTTAAATATAGACCCCTACAGGCGTTTTTAGCCTTAGGAGGTATAAATATATCTTAGGATTATTAAATCAAACCAGCGGTTAATAAAAGGCAAATAAAAAAGCCCTTAAATTAAGAGCTTTGACTTGCTAATTCAGCTATAGGGATAGTGAGAATTTTGCGCAATATTTTGCGAATATAGTCGCAATATTAGGCGTCTTCATCTGTTATCAACTTTTTTAAAATCCTTGTTATATCAACGTTTTTGACACCTTTTGATAATTTAAAAAAAGTCATTTACGGAGAAGGTGGGATTCGAACCCACGTGCCGGTTTCCCGACAACTTGATTTCGAGTCAAGCGCGTTACGGCCTCTTCGCTACTTCTCCCAGCTAAACGAAGTTAGCAACAAAGTATATCTTATAACGTTTTGTCCGATTTTGCAAATAAATTTTCACCAGACACGGACATCTCCCGATAAGGCTTCATATTTTCTATAAAGGTGAAGGTGTTGAAATCGTAAACAAAGTGAAAGATTTCGCAGTTGCCGATACCAGCAACCGGGTCAGGGAGGAAATCTTTTACAAATTGGTAGATAACAGCCCCATGAGCGACCGCTAAGACTTGCTGGCTATCCTCTCTAGTCATGATGGCTTGGAGGCTATGGTTAATGCGTTGACAGACTTCGCTAGCTCTCTCACCACCATATTGACAATAGTAATCATCCGTTTTGGGTGCTGAGAGAGGTTTAGGCATGAGGTCGCGAGATTGCCCTTCTAGTGAACCAAAGCCCCATTCCTTTAAACCAGTGACTGTTTCTGTGGGCATGGGATTGGGGCTGCTATATTTTAGCGTTTCTCTGGCCCGGTCAAGTGGTGAGCTGTAGCCATGGGTAAAAGTGATTTCTCGTTCCCTTAGCATATCTCTAGCCAGCTCGGCTTGTCGGATACCTTTTTCAGTTAAAGGGGAATCACACCAGCCCTGTACTCTGTTCTCCAAATTGAATTCCGTTTCCCCGTGGCGCATGAGATATAAATGCTTTAACATAATTCATTCCTTTCTCTTTTTTAGCTTTTATTCTATCACGAATTATTAAAGCTGTGAATTTCACCCTTTGCTTTTCTATGTTAGAATAGATAAGATTGTAAAAAGTTAAGATTAAAGGATGTAAACAATGGCGAAGAAAAAAACACCAATGATGGAGCAATACTATCAGATCAAAGATCAATATCCCGATGCCTTTTTATTTTTTAGGCTGGGCGATTTTTATGAAATGTTTGATGATGACGCCAAAAAAGCGGCACAGATATTAGAAATAACCCTAACGAGTCGAAATCGGAATGCGGATGATCCCATTCCCATGTGTGGTGTTCCCTATCATTCAGCGGATGAGTATGTGAAAACCCTAGTCAACCAAGGCTATAAGGTCGCTATCGCTGAACAAATGGAAGATCCTAAGCAAGCTAAGGGTATGGTAGACCGGCAAGTGATCAAGGTGATTACTCCGGGGACTTATTACAATTCTAGCGATAAGGAAAATGTCTTTATTTGTGCGATTATACATCAAGAAGGCGCCTATGCTTTAGCTTATACTGATATTTCAACAGGCGAGTTGAAAGTGACCCATATGGATTCATTTGAAATGCTGTTAACAGAATTCTCACAAATTCAAGCCAAGGAAGTTGTCTTTTACCATGAACTTCGTGAAAAAGACTTGGCCCAACTCGAGCAGCTCTTTCCTTTCACCTCTTCCTATATTAATCAGAAAACCCTCGATCAATTACCGGAAACTGCCTTTGAAAAAATTACTCAAAATATTAAGCATGGTATTGAGCTTAAGGCTCTGCATATTTTGATGGCCTATGTTTATAGTACCCAGTTTCGTATGGTTAACCACTGGCGCCAAGCGGAGTCCTATGAGTTAGATTATTACTTGCATATGGACTATTTTGCTAAACGCAATTTAGAATTAACCGAATCGATTCGAACTCAGAAATGTTCAGGAAGTTTACTGCATTTTCTCGATGAGACTAAAACCGCCATGGGCGGACGTTTGCTAAGACAGTGGCTGGACCGGCCTCTTATTATCCAAGCAACGATTGAAGAGCGCTTAGACCAAGTAGAGTCCTTGATCGACGCCTTCTTTGAACGGCGCAATATCCAAGAAAATCTCTCTGGGGTCTACGATTTAGAGCGCTTAGTGGCTAAGATCTCAATGGGGCAGGTCAATGCCCGCGAGCTCCTGCAATTGATGAATTCCTTGAAAAAGGTTCCCCAAGTCTCTGAAAATTTACAGTCTATCCAAGACAATCAAAGTGACAGCCAAGAGACTGGCGTTTGGACCAAGCTTCTTAACAGCCTGGCAGCCCTACCAGAAGTGGTTGAAACCATCGAAAGCGCTATTGATCCGGAAGCGAATATATCGATTACTGAAGGTGGCATTATTAGGGATGGCTTTAGTGACCAGCTGGATGACTACCGTCAGGCCATTCGCCACGGGTCAGAATGGATTGCTAACCTGCAAGCCAAGGAGCGTGAAGCGACCGGGATTAAATCTTTAAAAATTGGCTATAATAAGGTTTTTGGTTATTATATCGAGGTAACCAAGGCCAACCTCCATCTTTTACCAGAAGGTCGGTATGAGAGAAAGCAAACCCTAACTAATGCGGAACGCTTCATTACCCCAGAATTAAAAGAGATGGAATATCGGATCTTGGAAGCTCAGGAAAAATCAGTTGACTTGGAGTACGAGCTGTTCCTTGGGGTGAGAGAAAAGGTAAAAGTCTACCAAAAAGACCTACAAGCCATCGCCCAGGCTATTGCCCAGGTGGACGTGATTCAGTCCCTAGCGGAAATTAGCGAACAAAACCAGTATGTGCGTCCTCATTTTAGTGGAGAAGACCGGGCCTTATTGATTAAAGATTCCCGCCACCCAGTGGTTGAAGAAACTTTAGGACGTGACGATTTTGTCCCTAATGACATCATCATGGATAAGGACACTTCCATTCTATTAATTACCGGACCTAATATGTCAGGAAAATCCACTTACATGCGCCAGCTGGGCCTCACCGTGATCATGGCCCAAATGGGAAGTTTTGTACCCGCTAGTCAAGCGACCCTGCCTATTTTTGACCAGATCTTTACCCGGATTGGGGCAACCGATGACTTGCAAGCGGGGCAAAGTACCTTTATGGTCGAAATGATGGAAGCTAACCAGGCTATTCAACATGCGACTGACCGGTCCTTGTTACTCTTTGACGAGATTGGTCGGGGAACTTCGACTTATGATGGCATTGCTTTAGCCCAAGCTATTTTAGAGTATTTACACGACCATCTTAAGGCGAAGGTGCTCTTTTCAACCCATTACCATGAACTGACTGATCTGGATAATCACTTGCCAGCTCTTAAGAATATTCACGTCGGAGCCATTGAAAAAGATGGGGAAGTGGTCTTTCTTCACAAGGTTTATGATGGCCCGGCCGATAAGAGTTATGGGATTCATGTTGCTAAGCTGGCTGGCTTACCTAAGAGCTTATTAACCAATGCAGCTAATATTTTATCTGACTTGGAGAGTGAAGCCGCTAAAGGGGCTGAGCCTAAGCAGCTTAATCTCTTCACTGACCAAGAAAATTTCAATCAAAAAACAGCGAGTGAAGATTATGTCTTAGACCAGCTAGATGCTGTCGATATTAATCATTTATCACCTATTGAAGCCTTAGAATTATTGAACCAATTACAAAGGAAACTAAGCGAGGAGGACTAGGATGATCCACGAACTTCCTGAACAAGTTGCTAATCAGATTGCCGCTGGGGAAGTGGTTGAACGGCCGGCTTCCGTGGTAAAAGAACTCTTAGAAAATGCGATTGATGCCCAGGCAACCAGTATCGATATCAAAGTCGAAGAGGCTGGTTTGAAGAGCATCCAAGTCATTGATAATGGTTTAGGAATGAGTGGGGAAGATGTGAAGTTGGCCTTTAAACGCCATGCTACCAGTAAAATCTATCATTCACGAGACCTCTTTCGGATCAAAACCTTGGGCTTTCGTGGTGAAGCCTTGCCCTCGATCGCCTCAGTTGCTGAAGTTTCGCTGGAAACCAGTGATGGAAAAGAGGGCTCCTCTATCAGCTTAATTGGGGGCGATGAAGTAGAGTATCGTCCTTCGCATTTACGGCAAGGAACAACCATCCGAGTAGAAAATCTATTCTACAATACCCCAGCCCGCTTAAAGCACATTAAGCAATTAAGCACCGAACTTTCTCATATTACGGATGTCGTGAACCGTTTAGCCATGGCCCATCCTGATATCCGGTTTACTTATAATCATGATGGCAGGGAGCTACTAAGGACCAATGGCAAGGGCCGCCTCCAAGAAGTTATCGCTGCAGTTTACGGTTTTAAACAGGCTCAAGACATGTTAGCGATTGAGAATGAGGACCATGATTTTCAACTCAGCGGTTATATTTCTAAACCAGAACTTACCCGGGCCTCACGCAATTATATGTCCCTATTTGTTAACGGCCGCTATATCAAAAACTATGTCCTCAGTCAGGCAATTATCAAGGGTTACGCTTCTAAGCTCATGATTGGCCGTTATCCCATAGCTGTCCTTAATATTTCTACAGATGCCCAATTACTTGATGTTAATGTCCATCCAACCAAACAAGAGATTCGCATTAGTAAGGAAGAAGAACTTTACGATCTCATCCAAAGCAGTGTTCAGGAAAGACTATCTCCCCTAAGAAGGATCCCCGATGTAGGCAAGAAAGAGATTACTGAGACAGCTAACCATCAAGCCAGCATTGATCTAAGCAGTCAAGAAGATAGCCAGCAACTGCGTTTTGATTTTAAAAATCAAGTAGAGCCAGCTGAGAATGAAGCTTTCCTAGTTAAGGAAACAGACCATGGCAAAGACTGGCAAGCGGAAGCCCAGACAGCTGAAAAAGGGGAGGGTGCTCATAGAGAAAGTTTCCCACCAAGCACAAGCACACCTAGTGATCTTAAGCTAGCTAGCCCTAATCATGAAGAGGGGCAAGTCCAAGGTCAGAGGAATCCAAGCTTCCCTCAACTGGACTATGTGGGCCAATTACAGGCTTCTTATTTGGTCTGTTCCGATGAAACCGGGATGTATTTAGTTGACCAGCATGCGGCTCAAGAACGGATTAAATATGAATATTTCCGCGAAGCCATCGGTGATATGGATACAGCTAGCCAGGAATTACTGGTTCCTTTAGTTTTAGACTATCCCTCATCAGAAAGTCATGATGTCAGACAAGTCTTAGACCGGATACGGGCTATGGGGATTGGCATTGAAGAATTTGGCCCCAATCAATTTTTAGTCAACTACCATCCCGCTTGGATGGGGAGTGACCAGGTCCAAGAACACATTGATTCCATGATCCAACTAGCCATTGAAAATAAAGATTTTTCGGTCAATACCTACCGGGAAAAAACCGCTATTATGATGTCTTGCCGGCTTTCGATAAAAGCTAACCATTATTTAGATGATCGTCAGGCCCGGCAATTGTTAGATGACCTGACTTACTGTGAGAACCCTTATAATTGCCCCCACGGACGTCCCGTTTTAATCCATTATTCTAATTATGAAATCGAACGCAGCTTCAAACGGATCCAAGATGCCCATGAAAGTCCTAAGAATCAATAATATAGGGATTATCTGCTAGTTATGATAAAATAAAGCAAATTAAAGAAAGAGGAGAGACTGCTATGAATCAAGAAGAAAAAAACGCTCGTTTAAAAGAACTTAGTGACTTAGCTTATGAAGTGACTCAAAATCAAGCCACTGAACGTCCTTTTTCAGGTGACTATGATGAATTTTTTGAAAAGGGAATTTACGTAGATATTGTGGATGGAAAACCCTTATTCTCTTCCAGTAAAAAATACAATTCCGGTTGTGGTTGGCCGGCTTTTACCCAGCCTATTGAAGAGGATGTTGTTAACGAGCACCAAGATACTTCACATGGCATGGTTCGTACTGAAGTACGAAGTCAAGCAGCAGACTCTCATTTGGGACATGTCTTTACTGATGGTCCAAGTGAAGCAGGGGGGTTAAGATATTGTATTAATTCTGCTACTTTAAAATTTATTCCCTATGAAGAAATGGACCAAGCTGGCTATAGTGACTACAAAAAATATGTGGAGTAATGAGGTTGAGTGATGTACCAATATATCAAGGGATTACTTGTTGATTTAACTAGTGAAGCGGTAGTTGTTGAAACGGCGGGACTTGCCTATTATATTTATTTTCCTAACCCTTATCGCTTAAGTGATCAAAAAGGCCAACAGGTGCAAGTTTGGCTCTACCAAGCGGTTAGCCAGGATGCCATACGCCTGTATGGCTTTTTTGATCAGGCCGAGAAACAACTCTTTTTACAATTAATAAGTGTTTCGGGAATCGGGCCTAAGAGTGCTTTATCAATTTTAGCTTATGGTGACCAAGCCGGATTTATTGCAGCGATTGAATCGGAAAATGTCAAATTCTTAACCAAGTTTCCCGGCGTTGGTAAAAAAACTGCCCAACAGATCATCTTAGACTTACAAAGTAAGCTCAGCCGCCTTAAATCCGAAGCGCTTCCAGCTGACCAAGAAGTCATTTCTGATCAATCAGAGTCAAGTCAGATGATGATTGAATTAGAAGCAGCCCTAAACAGTCTAGGTTACGCTAAGCGGGAGATTGATCAAGTGATCAAAAAAGGCGATTTTTCAGAGGTCGATAATACTGCAGATGCTATCCGAGTCGCCTTAAGATACATAACCTTAAAATAAGTAGTGAGGAGTTATAAGTATGTCTAGTGAAAAAAGGCTTCAAAGCGGTGAAGAATTTTTTGAAGAAGAAGACATGGAGGCTAGCTTAAGGCCGCAACTTCTCAAAGACTACATTGGTCAGGAAGAAACCAAGCACGAACTATCGGTTTATATCCATGCTGCTAGACAGCGAACGGAATCCTTAGACCATGTCTTGTTATACGGCCCACCGGGATTAGGAAAAACCACCTTAGCCAATGTCATTAGTAATGAAATGCAGGTCAATATGCAGACCAGTAGCGGTCCAGCCATTGAAAAAACGGGTGATCTTTTAATTTTACTCAACGAACTGGCCCCTGGAGATGTCTTATTTATCGATGAAATCCACCGCCTGCCCCGCAATGTCGAAGAAATGCTCTACAGTGCTATGGAGGACTTTCGTGTTGATATTATTGTTGGCCAAGAGAGTTCAGCCCACGCGGTTCAATTTGATCTGCCTCCATTTACCTTGGTAGGAGCCACGACTAGGGCTGGGAGCTTATCTGCTCCTTTAAGGGACCGCTTCGGTATCATCCAGCATATGCGCTATTATAAGGTGGATGAATTACAAGAAATCGTTAAGCGAAGTAGCCAAATCTTTGAGGTAACCATCGAAGATGAAGCAAGTTATGAAATTGCCTTACGGTCGCGTGGAACCCCTCGGATTGCCAACCGCTTATTGAAGCGGGTCAGAGACTTTGCTCAGATATATAATACCAATGCAATCATTGATTTAGCAATCACTGAAAGAGCCCTAAGTATTTTAAAAATTGATAAGGCTGGTTTAGATGATCTTGACCGACGCATCTTAGAGACTATTATTTTCTATTATCAAGGTGGCCCGGTAGGCTTATCCACTATTGCGGCTAATTTATCAGAAGAAAAAGAAACCATTGAAGATATGTATGAACCTTATTTAATTCAAATGGGTTTTTTACAACGTACCCCTAGAGGGCGTATGGCCACGGCTAAGGCCTACCAACATTTAGGAATTGATAAAGAGGAGAACGAGGATGACCTTAAAAACGACAGATTATGATTATGATTTACCCGAAGAACTCATTGCCCAAAGTCCCACTAAGGATCGCTTAAACTGTCGACTTTTATGCTTGAATGCTAAAGATGGCCACTACCAGGATAAGATGTTTTCAGCTATTAAAGAGGAGTTTGAAGCAGGGGATGTCTTAGTCTTAAATAATACTCGGGTCTTACCGGCCCGTCTTTACGGCGAAAAAGAGGAGACCGGTGGCCACGTTGAAGTATTACTCTTAAACAATGTGGAAGGCGACCTTTGGGAGACCCTGGTTAAACCAGGACGACGCTTGAAAGCCGGCACCAAGCTTAGCTTTGGCGATGGGCGTTTGAAGGCTGAAATCAAAGAAACACTTGACTATGGTGGTGGTCGCCTGCTGGAATTTTATTATGATGGGATTTTCTTAGAGATTTTAGAGAGTCTAGGAGAGATGCCTCTACCACCTTACATTAAGAACAAATTAACTGATCCAGACCGTTATCAAACAGTTTATGCTAAAGTGAATGGCTCGGCAGCAGCCCCGACAGCGGGTTTACACTTTACTGAGGACTATCTAAAGAGCCTACAGGAAAAAGGAGTTAAGATTGCTTATCTGACCCTCCATGTCGGTTTGGGAACTTTTCGACCAGTGAATGAAGAAGATCTGAGTGACCACCAAATGCATTCAGAATTTTATCGCTTAGATCCAGAAAATGCTGAAATGATTAGTCAAGCCCAAGCAAATGGCCACCATGTCATTGCTTGCGGGACAACCTGTATTCGTACTTTAGAGACTATTGGTCAAAAATTTGATGGCCAAGTGAAAGCTGATTCTGGCTGGACTGATATTTTCATTTATCCAGGTTTTAAGTTTACTGTGGTGGATCATTTCATTACCAACTTCCATTTACCTAAATCAACCCTAGTGATGTTGGTGGCTGCTTTTGCTGGAAGAGACCATGTGCTTAACGCCTATCGGCATGCGGTCGAGGAGAAGTATCAATTCTTTTCTTTTGGGGATGCCATGTTTGTCCGCGGCCCGCAATACATAGAAAAATAAGTGTCTTTACCATCAGTAAGCGGTGACTATATGTAAATAAGCTGGCTAAACTGATGGTTTTTATCATGTTAAAAGGAGTTGGTCTATCGTGTTTACGCCTTTAAATGTGAATACATCCTATACGCTTTTAAAGAGTCCCATGCCGGTAAAGGATTATGTCGAAGCGGCCAAAGCCTTAGGTTATAAAAACTTAGCGATTAGTGATATCAATGTGATGTATGGGGTAATTGATTTTTATAATTATTGTAAACATTATGACATCAATCCCTTAATTGGAATGACCGTTTCAATTCAACGTCCTGACCAGCATGACCAAGAAGAGTGGCTGATTTATGCTAAAAATGATCAAGGCTACCGCTCTCTTATGCGCTTAAGTTCCTTAATTAAAAGCCAAGAGCCCATTGATTATCAGGCGGTTAGAGATTTTATCTTTAATAACCACCAAGATTGGATCACTATTTTAGAAGCTAATAACGGTCCGCATATGCATTTTCTTAAGCAACAGCGCCAAGAAGAGGCTGCTGCCTTCTTAGATAAATTACGGGAAATCTTCAAGGCTTCTGACTTATATATGGGTATTGATGAATCTTATCTCTACCATCAAGAAGCCTTAGAAGACCTAGCTAAGAAAAGTCAGATTCCCTTGATCGCCCAGTCAAAGTTGGCTTATTTGTCAACAAAGGATGTCTTTACCCAGGAAGTATTAGCTGCTATCGAAGCTAATCAGTCCCTAGATAATTACCGCGAAAAAGCTGGGGCAGAAGGACAGTTTTATTTAAGGAGCCTAGCGTCTTATCAAGAATCCTACCAAAACAAGGGACTAGCTAAGGCTTTTGACCAAGTGTCAGAGGCTTTTGATGGGGTTCATTTAGACATTCACTTTGACCAAGCGCTTTTGCCCAAGTATCCCATTGAATCAGGGCAAAGTAGTAAGGAATTTCTCAAAGATTTAGCCTATCAAGGTCTGTCTAAGCGGGTGGGTAATGAGCAAAGCTACCGAGAACGCTTGGATTACGAACTTTCTATTATTGATCAAATGGGCTTCAATGATTATTTTCTCATTGTTTGGGACGTGATGGATTATGCTCATAAGAAGCATATTATGACCGGACCAGGTCGAGGATCTGCTGCGGGTTCCTTGGTAGCTTATTGTCTTTTTATTACCGATGTAGACCCTATAAGAAATCATTTACTTTTTGAGCGTTTTCTTAATCCTGAACGCCAGTCGATGCCGGATATTGATTTGGACTTTCCTGATGATAAGCGCCAGGATATTTTGAATTATGTCTATCACAAATATGGTAGTGACCACGTGGCTCAAATTTCTACCTTTGGTACCTTTGCTGCCCGCAAGGCCATCAGGGACGTTGGTAATGCTTTTAATAAGAGTCAA
The nucleotide sequence above comes from Aerococcus urinae. Encoded proteins:
- a CDS encoding type II toxin-antitoxin system RelB/DinJ family antitoxin, which produces MARINIRVDDDLKEQAKATFEDMGLDLTTAITLFIKYSVNSGELPFKPATKKQIENRQARAEAESDQLKTYDNVDDLLEALNE
- a CDS encoding type II toxin-antitoxin system RelE/ParE family toxin, whose amino-acid sequence is MNKIRFTSAFKRDYKRYKKKHYPMTKIDKAICLIASEEIDILINQYRLHNLKGEWQGYKELHVDGDTLIIYIDQKGIVTLTRLGTHDQLF
- a CDS encoding histidine phosphatase family protein, with amino-acid sequence MLKHLYLMRHGETEFNLENRVQGWCDSPLTEKGIRQAELARDMLREREITFTHGYSSPLDRARETLKYSSPNPMPTETVTGLKEWGFGSLEGQSRDLMPKPLSAPKTDDYYCQYGGERASEVCQRINHSLQAIMTREDSQQVLAVAHGAVIYQFVKDFLPDPVAGIGNCEIFHFVYDFNTFTFIENMKPYREMSVSGENLFAKSDKTL
- the mutS gene encoding DNA mismatch repair protein MutS, which translates into the protein MAKKKTPMMEQYYQIKDQYPDAFLFFRLGDFYEMFDDDAKKAAQILEITLTSRNRNADDPIPMCGVPYHSADEYVKTLVNQGYKVAIAEQMEDPKQAKGMVDRQVIKVITPGTYYNSSDKENVFICAIIHQEGAYALAYTDISTGELKVTHMDSFEMLLTEFSQIQAKEVVFYHELREKDLAQLEQLFPFTSSYINQKTLDQLPETAFEKITQNIKHGIELKALHILMAYVYSTQFRMVNHWRQAESYELDYYLHMDYFAKRNLELTESIRTQKCSGSLLHFLDETKTAMGGRLLRQWLDRPLIIQATIEERLDQVESLIDAFFERRNIQENLSGVYDLERLVAKISMGQVNARELLQLMNSLKKVPQVSENLQSIQDNQSDSQETGVWTKLLNSLAALPEVVETIESAIDPEANISITEGGIIRDGFSDQLDDYRQAIRHGSEWIANLQAKEREATGIKSLKIGYNKVFGYYIEVTKANLHLLPEGRYERKQTLTNAERFITPELKEMEYRILEAQEKSVDLEYELFLGVREKVKVYQKDLQAIAQAIAQVDVIQSLAEISEQNQYVRPHFSGEDRALLIKDSRHPVVEETLGRDDFVPNDIIMDKDTSILLITGPNMSGKSTYMRQLGLTVIMAQMGSFVPASQATLPIFDQIFTRIGATDDLQAGQSTFMVEMMEANQAIQHATDRSLLLFDEIGRGTSTYDGIALAQAILEYLHDHLKAKVLFSTHYHELTDLDNHLPALKNIHVGAIEKDGEVVFLHKVYDGPADKSYGIHVAKLAGLPKSLLTNAANILSDLESEAAKGAEPKQLNLFTDQENFNQKTASEDYVLDQLDAVDINHLSPIEALELLNQLQRKLSEED
- the mutL gene encoding DNA mismatch repair endonuclease MutL, which gives rise to MIHELPEQVANQIAAGEVVERPASVVKELLENAIDAQATSIDIKVEEAGLKSIQVIDNGLGMSGEDVKLAFKRHATSKIYHSRDLFRIKTLGFRGEALPSIASVAEVSLETSDGKEGSSISLIGGDEVEYRPSHLRQGTTIRVENLFYNTPARLKHIKQLSTELSHITDVVNRLAMAHPDIRFTYNHDGRELLRTNGKGRLQEVIAAVYGFKQAQDMLAIENEDHDFQLSGYISKPELTRASRNYMSLFVNGRYIKNYVLSQAIIKGYASKLMIGRYPIAVLNISTDAQLLDVNVHPTKQEIRISKEEELYDLIQSSVQERLSPLRRIPDVGKKEITETANHQASIDLSSQEDSQQLRFDFKNQVEPAENEAFLVKETDHGKDWQAEAQTAEKGEGAHRESFPPSTSTPSDLKLASPNHEEGQVQGQRNPSFPQLDYVGQLQASYLVCSDETGMYLVDQHAAQERIKYEYFREAIGDMDTASQELLVPLVLDYPSSESHDVRQVLDRIRAMGIGIEEFGPNQFLVNYHPAWMGSDQVQEHIDSMIQLAIENKDFSVNTYREKTAIMMSCRLSIKANHYLDDRQARQLLDDLTYCENPYNCPHGRPVLIHYSNYEIERSFKRIQDAHESPKNQ
- the msrB gene encoding peptide-methionine (R)-S-oxide reductase MsrB — translated: MNQEEKNARLKELSDLAYEVTQNQATERPFSGDYDEFFEKGIYVDIVDGKPLFSSSKKYNSGCGWPAFTQPIEEDVVNEHQDTSHGMVRTEVRSQAADSHLGHVFTDGPSEAGGLRYCINSATLKFIPYEEMDQAGYSDYKKYVE
- the ruvA gene encoding Holliday junction branch migration protein RuvA, encoding MYQYIKGLLVDLTSEAVVVETAGLAYYIYFPNPYRLSDQKGQQVQVWLYQAVSQDAIRLYGFFDQAEKQLFLQLISVSGIGPKSALSILAYGDQAGFIAAIESENVKFLTKFPGVGKKTAQQIILDLQSKLSRLKSEALPADQEVISDQSESSQMMIELEAALNSLGYAKREIDQVIKKGDFSEVDNTADAIRVALRYITLK
- the ruvB gene encoding Holliday junction branch migration DNA helicase RuvB, whose product is MSSEKRLQSGEEFFEEEDMEASLRPQLLKDYIGQEETKHELSVYIHAARQRTESLDHVLLYGPPGLGKTTLANVISNEMQVNMQTSSGPAIEKTGDLLILLNELAPGDVLFIDEIHRLPRNVEEMLYSAMEDFRVDIIVGQESSAHAVQFDLPPFTLVGATTRAGSLSAPLRDRFGIIQHMRYYKVDELQEIVKRSSQIFEVTIEDEASYEIALRSRGTPRIANRLLKRVRDFAQIYNTNAIIDLAITERALSILKIDKAGLDDLDRRILETIIFYYQGGPVGLSTIAANLSEEKETIEDMYEPYLIQMGFLQRTPRGRMATAKAYQHLGIDKEENEDDLKNDRL
- the queA gene encoding tRNA preQ1(34) S-adenosylmethionine ribosyltransferase-isomerase QueA is translated as MTLKTTDYDYDLPEELIAQSPTKDRLNCRLLCLNAKDGHYQDKMFSAIKEEFEAGDVLVLNNTRVLPARLYGEKEETGGHVEVLLLNNVEGDLWETLVKPGRRLKAGTKLSFGDGRLKAEIKETLDYGGGRLLEFYYDGIFLEILESLGEMPLPPYIKNKLTDPDRYQTVYAKVNGSAAAPTAGLHFTEDYLKSLQEKGVKIAYLTLHVGLGTFRPVNEEDLSDHQMHSEFYRLDPENAEMISQAQANGHHVIACGTTCIRTLETIGQKFDGQVKADSGWTDIFIYPGFKFTVVDHFITNFHLPKSTLVMLVAAFAGRDHVLNAYRHAVEEKYQFFSFGDAMFVRGPQYIEK